Sequence from the Macaca fascicularis isolate 582-1 chromosome 16, T2T-MFA8v1.1 genome:
GGCACCCAAGGGGACTGCCACTCCATCTAACCTAGTGAAGGGGCTCCCTGAGGCCTCTTGCTGACCACTTTCCCTCTCTACCCTCCAGGTGGAAGGCTTACaacccaggctggcctcattgCCTGGATAAAAGGACAGTGAAAGACTTGGACCTCAATATCAAATACTCCACAGCCAAGAATGCTAACTTTTATCTACAGGCTGGCTCTGCGTGAGGAtgcccaccctgccctgcccctaGGCCTCAGATGCCCTATGACCCCTGCCTTCTGCCCTCCCCTAGTCAGTTCCACCACCCTCAGTGATATGAGTCACATAGTCCTATCCAGGAAACAGCCTCCTAGCCACTGCCAATCCCCCAGAGCAACAGCTACCTTAGGGGCGGTGACTATCTTAGGCCCAAAGGCTGGTTCAGGATCCCAAGAGGCATAAGGCTGGCTGACAGGGAAGAGTCTCCCAGGGCCTCctgcccactccccacccctCACATCCCCTGGCAGGTTTGCAGAGATGAAAATCAAGGGGTTGCTGGACCGCAAGGGGCTCTGGAGGAGTCTGAATGAGATGAAAAGGATCTTCAACTTCCGGAAGACGCCAGCAGCTGGTGAGGAGCTTGGGCCAGGGATCCTGACCTCTTTCCTGGGGCATCAACTCCTGTAGCTGTCCACAGTgtcagaaaaccaagcaccaatTTGCTATGTAACCCTGAGCAGGCCCTTGCTAGACCTTACTTTTCCCCACAGAGACAAAAGAGAATATGGACGGAGGGGACCCCTGACCTTCTAACACCTTCTAATCCAACAGACATTTGTTGAGCTGCTACATATCAGACACCGGGTTAGGGGATGCATGGTTCTTCACGGGCTCACAGTTGAGCAGGCCAGTTGGTGTTAATTAGACTCAAAATCAAATAATTCGTTACACTGTGAAACATGCTCATTGGATCCAGTGGGTGTGTAAAGGGGGGCACCTGCCGTACCCTGGAGAGGGCCCCAGGAAAGCTCTCCTAAGGGGGTGAACTATGCTGAGACCCCGAAGTTGAGTAGGCCTTAGCAGTGCCAAGGATGGGCTGTGGGGGCAGAGAGCAGTTCGGGGAACAGTGAGTGTGAAGGCCCTGAAGACAAAAGGATCAGCCATcttcagaggaaagaaaacaccATTGTGATCAAAGTGCAATGAGCAAGAGAAGGAGGGTGAGAGAAGGAGCAGGAAGGTGCACAGGGGTCGCACAGGACTGTGTCGGCCACGGCAGGACTTGGGTCTTTCCTCAGCCCAGTGCTTGATTGGTTACCAGCAGGGGAATAATGTGGTCACTATGCACTGCTCGGGGGGAGttactggggggggggggggcaagAGGCTATGAGAATCTGCTATGAGGCTCTGGCTGTGGTCACCAGAGGACGGTGGCCTCAGCAAGGCAGTGGCAATGCATTGGAGTGGACGGGTGGACTGAGGTACTCAGGATGGAGAATCAATGGGATATGATAGGTTGGAGGTGCTGCCAAGAGAGGTCCCCAGGctccagctgggcgtggtggctcacacctgtaatcccggcacttggAAGGCCCAGGTAGGTGGgttgcatgaggtcaggagtttgagaccaggatggccaacatggcaaatccccatctctactaaaaatacaaaaattagctggatgtgatggcacgtgcctgtggtcccagctactactcaagaggctgaggcctgagaattgcttaagcctgggagatggaggttgcactaagccgagatagccccactgcactccagccgagcaagagagtgagaccctgcaaagagagaaagagagagagaagaaggaggaaagaaggaagggagggagggagggacggagggaggaagccgaggcagatggatcacttgagcccaggagttcaacaccagtctgagcaacatggagaaaccctgtctctaccaaaaatacaaaaattagccaggcatgctggtgtgtgcttgtaatcccagctacttgggaggctgaggcaggaggatcgcttgaacccaggaggcagaggttgcagtgagccgaggtcgcaccactggactccagcttgggcaacccaGCAACACAGCctatcttgggaaaaaaaaaaaagaaagaaaggaaagaaaaggggaaagaagaaaagaaaaaaagaggtccCCAGTCTCCTCTGTAGGCAACCGGGTGGGGATGGATCTGCCATTTCCCAAATATCAGGCAATGGGACCAACCTGAGCTGTAGGAAGAATCTGTATTTGGTCTCCAACATGTTGCATTTGAGTTATCCAGGGCGGGTGTTAGGCAGACACTGGGATGGATGGGCTGGGGACTCTGATGTGCTGTTGGATGAGGAGGCAGTGACTGAGGACAAGGGGCAGGGGAGGTAATCCCGAGGACCCACTGTGAAGGTTAGGCAGAGGCCTGTGGGAGCTGGGGTGACCCCGTCCCCgtgtcccccaccccctgcagaGCACGCATTTGAGCACTGGCAGGAGGATGCCTTCTTCGCCTCCCAGTTCCTGAATGGTCTCAACCCTGTCCTGATCCGCCGCTGTCACTACCTCCCAAAGAATTTCCCCGTCACTGATGCCATGGTGGCCTCAGTGTTGGGCCCTGGGACCAGCCTGCAGGCTGAACTAGAGGTGAGGGGTGCAGGGATCCAGGCTCTTCACAGTCCCATCTCAGTGCCTTCGCACCCTTCCCCTATTGGAGACAGAGGGACGCACTCACATTTGTTAGGGACCTACTGTGTTCTGCGTGCCAAGCACACTCTCCCGAAACACACTCCTCTCCCAGCCCTGAATCCTCTCCCTTCTACCACCCCACCCCCTTCCTTTAGAAAACCAGGTGGTAGCCCCAGCTGTCCTTTATTCTGCAGAAGGGCTCCCTGTTCTTGGTGGATCACGGCATCCTCTCTGGCATCCATACCAATGTCATTAATGGGAAGCCCCAGTTCTCTGCGGCCCCAATGACCCTGCTATACCAGAGCCCGGGCTGCGGGCCGCTGCTGCCTCTCGCCATCCAGGTCTGCAgtcaggcaggggcagggcaggggcgaGGAGGGTCAGACTGAATGATTGGCAGACACTCATGGCTGTCTCTCTCCCCACCCGCCTCCCCCCAGCTCAGCCAGTCCCCCGGCCCCCACAGCCCCATCTTCCTGCCCACTGACGACAAGTGGGACTGGTTACTGGCCAAGACCTGGGTGCGCAATGCCGAGTTCTCCTTCCATGAGGCCCTCACACACCTGCTGCACTCACACCTGCTACCTGAGGTCTTCACCCTGGCTACCCTGCGCCAGCTGCCCCACTGCCACCCTCTCTTCAAGGTCAGTGGCTTGACAAGGTGGCCCGGCCTGTGCCCATGCCTCTGTACCTCTTCTAAGCAGCCTTTCCTCACATGGCCATAACCGTGCAAGCTGGGCTGCAGGGCTCCCCCGTCCGCTTCACCACAACTCCCCCGGGAGCCTGCTCTCCAGCAGGCCCTGAGTAAGATAAATGAGGCACCCCGGAGAGGCTCCCTTCTTCAGGGAGATCAGATGGCATCAGCAGCCATCATAGAAGCCCAAATCTTAGGAAGGGAAGGACCTGGGGGTGGCAGGTGCCAAAGTGTGAACACGGCTTTGAGAGACTGATAGGTTTTCCGCAGATAGTTCTGGGATGGGGGAGGGCTGGGTGGGAGGCCCCTGTGCTCTAGGGTGGGTTCTATAGGTTTCCTAGACCCTGCTAACTTTCAGGCGGCATGGATTCGAGGCATCTCCTCTGCGAAGGGCAGGATGGCTCCCTCCCAGGGTTCACCCACAGCCGCCGCTCAAATACTCTCATCCTTCTAGACGTCTCCTGGGTCCCGGATGTGGGCCCTACTCTGTGCTCTTACATCCTATCTGGTTGTTTCTGACTATCTGCAGCTTCTGGGGCCTGGCACTCAGAGGTGGGCTCTGGTGGACGGCTCCACCTTGCCAGGCCCACAGGCCCTGGTTTTCCTAGTGCCTTCCCCGCCCAGGGGCTAGGAAATCACAGGATGCCAGAGGCAGAAGACACAGGGCTCAGCCACATCAGCACCAGCATTTGACAAAATGacctgaggctcagggagaggaaggagcaCACCTGAGCTCCCAGAACAAGCTGCTGGTGGAGCCCAGCAGGAACTCCAGGGCTCAGACCCCTGTCCCAGGCTGCCTCCTCTCATTCCTGTTGCTTCTTTCCAAGTGACTTGCAGGGCTGGTGCCTTTGTGGGGGAAGGTCCGGGGCCAGAAAGACCCAGGCCTCCCCCAGCTCTGCTGTTCCTGCCACGCAGCTGCTGATCCCGCACACCCGGTACACGCTGCACATCAACATGCTCGCCCGGGAGCTGCTAATCGTGCCGGGCCAGGTGGTGGACAGGGTGAGAGCTGTTttggggtgggagtgggcagGCCACTCCTTCAATGTGAGGAATTTGAGGTCCTGGGGTAGCAGTGGCCTGTCTCCCCGACACCAGTGCTACCTCCTGCTTCTGGAGCAAGGTCTGCAGGACCCAAGAGTCCTGTCCGTCAGTCCACAGGCATCGGCATCGAGGGCTTCTCTGAGTTGATACAGAGGAACATGAAGCAGCTGAACTATTCTCTCCTGTGTCTGCCTGAGGATATCCGGACCCGAGGAGTTGAAGACATCCCAGGCTACTACTACCGTGATGATGGGATGCAGATCTGGGGTGCAGTGGAACGGTGAGGGGCCGTCCCTGGAGAGCCGAGGGCTGGTCAGGGACACGGGAAGACACAGAAGGAGACTGAGGCCCCAGGGAGGCTCACGTTGAGGAGGAGGGCCGGACACTAAGCAGAGGCATTCCTCAGAGTGGGTTGGGGTTGGAGGCTGGGCCTGAACCTGGGTGCATTGCAGCTTTGTCTCTGAAATCATCGGTATCTACTACCCAAACGATGAGTCTGTCCAAGATGACAGAGAGCTCCAGGCCTGGGTCAGAGAGATCTTCTCCAAAGGTTTTCTAAACCAGGGGAGCTCAGGTATGGAGAACTCAGCCCTAGGCGCATTTGAGTGACGCCATCCctgtgtcccccaccccctgcagaTTGCGCATTTGAGTGACCCCATCCGCGTGTTCCCCACCCTCAAGGCTCACCCTCAAGCCTCCGCAGCAGGGTCCTCAGGCCCCTGGAAGCCCCATCCCAGCCCAGCTCTCCTCGCAGGTATACCCTCCTCACTGGAGACCCGGGAAGCCCTGGTGCAGTATGTCACCATGGTGATATTCAACTGCTCAGCCAAGCATGCGGCCGTCAGTGCAGGGCAGGTGAGGCCAGCGCCTGGGGTGGCAGGCTGGAGGTGACCCAGCTCCTCCGCCTCATTCTGCCCTCTCGGCCTTCAGTTTGACGCCTGTGCTTGGATGCCCAACCTGCCACCCAGCATGCAGCTGCCACCACCCACCTCCAAAGGCCTGGCAACACGTGAGGGCTTCATAGCCACCCTCCCACCCGTCAATGCCACATGTGATGTCATCCTTGCTCTCTGGTTGCTGAGCAAGGAGCCTGGAGACCGAGTGAGTGTggggctgggggccaggctgggccGCACTGGGGTAAGGGAAGGTGTGATGTTTACCCTGCTGGCCCAGACTCAACCCTGCCATCAGGGCGCAGGTCCCCTTGCCCCACTGACCCTCCAGTGGGACACACGAGCCTTGGACATTTCACAGCGATGGTCAAATGGCAAAATGCGATGATGCAGAGCCATTCTCAGTGGCAAGGGGAATATGTAATTATGCTCCTTGCAAATTCCGAATTGAGCTTTCATTCCCCGAAAGCTTCCTGCAGATAAGCTTTACGTGGCTATCTGTTTAAGAGGAGGGACATGGATCAGGCCCCATCGAGGGCTACTTCAGGTCCCATGCTTGGGGGCTAGGGCCAGAGCTGGCTAAGGCAAGTTGCAGCTGCTCAGATAGTGGGGACAGGGAGTCTGGGATGCAGGACCTCAGCAGCCCCCTCACCCAGCCTGTGGTGGGTCCCCAGAGGCCCCTGGGCACCTATCCGGATGAGCACTTCACAGAGGAGGCCCCTCGGCGGAGCATCGCTGCCTTCCAGAGCCACCTGGCCCAGATCTCGGGGGCCATCCAGGAGCGGAACCGGGGCCTGGTGCTGCCCTACACCTACCTAGACCCTCCCCTCATCAAGAACAGCGTCTCCATCTAAATCCCAGGGGAACACAGGCCCAGATAACATCCCTTTGACCACATCACTCTAGGATAACTGGACCCAGAGAAAAGGACTCCTGGGAAAAACAGGCCTCCATGTGCCTCTCCTGGGACAACCAGACTCTGTGTAACTCACCCCcaccaccatacacacacacaaaaaaaacacaaacaaaatcaaaacacagaAAGCAAAAAACCCACCAATAACAGAGTCTCAGGACAGAACCACTGAGCCTTTTGGAGGCTCTAAGCCTCAAAATGCCTGCAGAGCCCACCTTGAGGGTTTTGCTAGTTGGTTTTGTTTGGCATTTTACAGCCATGGGGGGTGGCATATAATCCTGCCCGTGGGCCCACTAGCCTCCACTGATTGGACCTTATGGTTACCCAACTCAAGGACAGTCACCAAGAAGTGGCTGCCAAagaggccgagcacagtggctcatgcctgcaatcccagcactttgggagatggaggcaggagaatcacttgaggtcagaagttcaagtccagcctggacaacatagcaagactccacctctaccaaaaaataaaaattaaaaaactaattgggcgtggtggtgtgtggctgtagtcctaactactaaagaggctgagacagaagaatcacttgaacctgggaggtggaggttgcagtgagaccagatcatgccactgcactccagcctgggtgacagagtgagactccatctcagaaaaacaaaaatgaaaacaaaaaatgcccAAGAGGTTGATTGTGACCTACTGTCTCagctttaaaatgaataaaacactgaaaaaggGTCACTGGGAGCCAGGCAGAACAGGCAGAATGAGGACGCACTGCCCAGTCGGCGCAGGCAGTGCCTATGTATGCTTTCTTAAAAACATCCCCTAAAATTAAAGACTTGTACATTATAAAGCAGGTTCCATTTCCAGAGAATCAGAAAACATTATCATATCTCTAGTCATACTTTGCTGCTAGATTTCATCTTCACTGATGGAATTACAACATTTCATACACattctttcattctgttttttttctggcTCATATTCAGTGAGCATCCGTTACGGTAAAAaagtatcctttaaaaaaaaaaaaaaactccagtgGAGACACCTGGTAGACATCACCTTAATCAAATAATCCAGGTGAgtcttggcatggtggctcacacctgtattcccagcactttgggaggctgaggcaggtgaatcacttgaggccaggagttaaagaccagcctggccaacgtggcaaaaccccatctctactaaaagcacaaaaaaactagccaggcttggtagcaggtgcctgtaatcccagccattcaggaggctgaggcaggagaatcgcttgaacctcggaggcagaggttgcagtgagctgagatcgtgctgctgtattccagcctgagcaagagagagagactctgtctctaaataaataaataagtaaataaaagatcCAGGTGAACTTGCTGATACCATGTTGCTTTGCTCTAATGTTGTCAGAAGAGCACCTCACCTCTGTGGTTTCTTCTAGAAACTCATAACTATagtctaataatgagaaaaatgcagacaaacccaaattgaggggcGTTCTGCAAATACCTGACCAGCACtctccaaattttaaaatggcctTTGCTTTTTtagcataaaaacaaaatgcCTCCTTTACAAGTCACCTAATGATTTCCATCACTACTTCACATTGCAGGCAtgagtgcttttctttttcagtttcactgatttttataaaacaatgtggacaaaaatgtaatttatatactATAACTGCATGAACACTACCATTGGAAAAATACAGAACAGTGCCTCAGAAGGGGTAGGGCTGACTGGCAAACAGCATTTGACCCGCTCATTCCTCGTGGAGAGTGAGTATACCAAAAGTGATTTAGAGATATATGTATCTGTCAAACTTCTTTCCATCAATTCCTGCTAACTTAAACAATAAAGGAGTTAAtggagccgggcgcagtggctcaagcctgtaatcccagcactttgggaggctgagacgggcggatcacaaggtcaggagatcaagaccatcctggctaacacggtgaaaccccgtctctactaaaaaatacaaaaaactagccaggcgaggtggcgggcgcctgtggtcccagctactccggaggccgaggcaggagaatggcgtaaacccgggaggcggagcttgcagtgagctgagatccggccattgcactccagcctgggcgacagagccagactcagtctcaaaaaaaaaaaaaaaaaaaaaaaaaggagttaatgGAAAAGAAACGGAGTTCCTTGAGAAGTTAAAGAGCTGACTATGCAGGCCACGCGCAgggactcacacctgtgatcccaacactttggaagtcCGAGGCAGGAcgattgtctgagcccaggagttcaagacagcttgggcagtatagtgagaccccatctctgcaaaaaaatgtaaaaagtagcagggcatggtggctcacgcctatagtcccagctattcagaaggctgaggtgggaggactgcttgatccagggaggcagaggttgcagtaatcacaccactacattccagtgttccagcctggacaacagagcaatatcttgtccaaaaaaaaaaaaaaaaaaaaaaagcccaggcacggtggctcacacccataatcccagcattttgggaggccaaggtgggtgcattacctgaggtcaggagttcaagaccagcctgaccaatatggtgaaaccccgtctctactaaaactacaaaaagtagcctggcgtggtggtgggtgcctgtaatcccagctacttgggaggctgaagcaggagaatcacttgaacccaggaggcagaggttgcagtgagctgagattgcaccatgcactccagcctgggcaacaagagcgaaactccatctcaaaaaaaaaaaaaaaaagttaatcatgCAGTTTCAGGAAAGAAACTAAAACCCAGGAAGCTCGAGGCATCTGGGGGACAAGGGACAAGAACTGATGAATGCTGTCCCCAGGCACTGCCATGGGAATAATGAAGCTCCTACCATTTTTCATCCTTGAATTATTTGCCTCCATATTCAGTTCCATGAGTGAGGCTGTTTGACTTAACATGGAGCAGCAGAGACCACTGGTTGCTGGAGCAGAGAGAGTTTATGCTCACCTAATACCTCATGTACTTCCCAACATTTCCCAGCCTGCCTTTCAGTTAGGTTGAGGCCATGTGACTAATTCTGGCCAAAACACTAATTCTCAGAGGAGTGATGTGTGTCCTTTCCAAGATGGGACAGTTATGAGCCGATGTGCCTCCTTCATCCTTCTATTGCCTCACTGCCTATTCCTCAGGGGCATTTCCAGCTGACTTAGCCATCCTGACCTCCACTGCTGGATTTCCATTTCAGGAGGACAAGGTTCATAACTGCCCATCACAGTGCCAGCACACTGCAGGTGCTTGGTAAGTACGTGCTGAATGGAGGAATTAACGCACAAATAATTCCTAAAACCCTGTGGTGCCCATCACTTACCTGTGTGTCTCCCCAACCAGACCATGAGCTTCTTGAATGCGGGAGCTGGGTCTCACTCAACTTGCTAGGCCTCGTGCCCAGTGCTGCACTGACTCAGATTGATACCcaacaaatgtttgtttaatgTCAGATGAAGGGAAAGTGATTGGATGGTTGCATGCGTGGATGTACTGGTGAGTTGGAGGGCAGTTGCACCTGACTCAATAAACTGGTGTTTGTTTCAGTATATATCTTTTGGGATCAACTATCATTTCCAGGAGAAACTGCAGTATCCAAGGCAGCTCAGCTGTGCAAATCCAAGCAGTCACTCCCTAACCACCCTTGGAGaagccaccaccacctcctctgCCCAGGGCCTGTGAGGTGCCcccaccatacacaccacacaaccCTAGCCCTAGAGCTCTCAGCTGGCTGCCCCGCCTTGAGAAGAGGAGGTTGTTACAGAGAACATTCAGTTCTAGGGATATCCAGTTAACTCTCCAGAGTGGTGGTTTCCTTGGGCTATGATGGATAGTaaatagatagaagatagataatagatagatagatgatagatagatggatggatagatagatagatagatgacagataatagaagatagatagtagataggtagaagatagatagatgatagatagaagatagatataTAGTAGATGATagaagataaatagatgatagtagatagatgaatagatagatgatagatagtagatagaagatagatagtaGATAGAGAGTAGAGAGAAGATAAATAGATGACAGATAGTAGATAGTAGATAGAAGATAGATGAtagtagatagatgatagatattaGATAGAAGATagtagatagaagatagatagatagaagatagatagtaAATAGATAATAGACATATAGCCATGCATTACTTAacgatggggatatgttctgagaaatgtgttaggtgatttcatcattgtgtgaacaccGTGGACTGTGCTTACACAATTTCAAATGGTAGCGTCTACCACACACCGCGGCTATATGGTCTAGCCTGTTGCTCCCAGGCTGCAAACCCGTGCAACACATTACCATGCTGAATACTAcaagcaattgtaacacagtggtaagtatctgtgtatctaaacatatctacaCATTGAAAAGGTACAATTAAAATATGGTGTTAAAGGTAAAAAGTGGTACACCTAAATAAGGCATTTACTGAAGGCCTTGGAACCAGGAATGCCGATGGGGTAATGAATGGAGCTGCAGGACCGGAAGTTGCTGTGGGTGTGTCAGTGAGTgcgtggtgagtgaatgtgagggcctaggacattactgtacactttTATGTGACTGGCAGCACAAAATTTTACTTaga
This genomic interval carries:
- the ALOX15B gene encoding polyunsaturated fatty acid lipoxygenase ALOX15B isoform X1 gives rise to the protein MADFRVRVSTGKAFGAGTWDKVSVSIVGTQEESPPLPLDSLGKEFTAGAEEDFQVTLPKDVGQVLLLRVHKAPPALPLLGPLAPDAWFCRWFQLTPPRGGPLLFPCYQWLEGAGSLVLQEGTAKVSRADHHPLLQQQRQEELQARQEMYQWKAYNPGWPHCLDKRTVKDLDLNIKYSTAKNANFYLQAGSAFAEMKIKGLLDRKGLWRSLNEMKRIFNFRKTPAAEHAFEHWQEDAFFASQFLNGLNPVLIRRCHYLPKNFPVTDAMVASVLGPGTSLQAELEKGSLFLVDHGILSGIHTNVINGKPQFSAAPMTLLYQSPGCGPLLPLAIQLSQSPGPHSPIFLPTDDKWDWLLAKTWVRNAEFSFHEALTHLLHSHLLPEVFTLATLRQLPHCHPLFKLLIPHTRYTLHINMLARELLIVPGQVVDRSTGIGIEGFSELIQRNMKQLNYSLLCLPEDIRTRGVEDIPGYYYRDDGMQIWGAVERFVSEIIGIYYPNDESVQDDRELQAWVREIFSKGFLNQGSSGIPSSLETREALVQYVTMVIFNCSAKHAAVSAGQFDACAWMPNLPPSMQLPPPTSKGLATREGFIATLPPVNATCDVILALWLLSKEPGDRRPLGTYPDEHFTEEAPRRSIAAFQSHLAQISGAIQERNRGLVLPYTYLDPPLIKNSVSI
- the ALOX15B gene encoding polyunsaturated fatty acid lipoxygenase ALOX15B isoform X2 — protein: MADFRVRVSTGKAFGAGTWDKVSVSIVGTQEESPPLPLDSLGKEFTAGAEEDFQVTLPKDVGQVLLLRVHKAPPALPLLGPLAPDAWFCRWFQLTPPRGGPLLFPCYQWLEGAGSLVLQEGTAKVSRADHHPLLQQQRQEELQARQEMYQFAEMKIKGLLDRKGLWRSLNEMKRIFNFRKTPAAEHAFEHWQEDAFFASQFLNGLNPVLIRRCHYLPKNFPVTDAMVASVLGPGTSLQAELEKGSLFLVDHGILSGIHTNVINGKPQFSAAPMTLLYQSPGCGPLLPLAIQLSQSPGPHSPIFLPTDDKWDWLLAKTWVRNAEFSFHEALTHLLHSHLLPEVFTLATLRQLPHCHPLFKLLIPHTRYTLHINMLARELLIVPGQVVDRSTGIGIEGFSELIQRNMKQLNYSLLCLPEDIRTRGVEDIPGYYYRDDGMQIWGAVERFVSEIIGIYYPNDESVQDDRELQAWVREIFSKGFLNQGSSGIPSSLETREALVQYVTMVIFNCSAKHAAVSAGQFDACAWMPNLPPSMQLPPPTSKGLATREGFIATLPPVNATCDVILALWLLSKEPGDRRPLGTYPDEHFTEEAPRRSIAAFQSHLAQISGAIQERNRGLVLPYTYLDPPLIKNSVSI